Proteins encoded in a region of the Streptomyces sp. NBC_00513 genome:
- a CDS encoding ABATE domain-containing protein, protein MWFDSGRVCLDLLATFDAHRHAEAILDGDELRLWLVGAGLVPDRTPLGRLGPDWVEAFRALRADVESLVRAELAGAGPDEGALARVNAAAAGPPPGLCAVRDQEGRLVRELCGGVECPGLLAAVARDAVELLTDPGDRALLRACEGEGCARVYLDTSRGHRRRWCSSELCGNRERVARHRRRVLAAGSA, encoded by the coding sequence ATGTGGTTCGACTCCGGGAGGGTCTGCCTGGACCTGCTGGCCACCTTCGACGCCCATCGGCACGCCGAGGCGATCCTCGACGGCGACGAACTGCGCCTGTGGCTCGTCGGGGCCGGGCTGGTGCCCGACCGGACGCCGCTGGGCCGGTTGGGGCCCGACTGGGTGGAGGCCTTCCGGGCATTGCGCGCCGACGTGGAGAGCCTCGTACGGGCCGAACTGGCCGGCGCCGGGCCCGACGAGGGGGCGCTCGCCCGGGTCAACGCGGCGGCCGCCGGTCCACCCCCGGGACTGTGTGCCGTTCGGGACCAGGAGGGCCGGCTCGTACGGGAGTTGTGCGGGGGAGTGGAGTGCCCGGGGCTGCTCGCGGCGGTGGCCCGCGACGCCGTCGAACTGCTGACCGACCCCGGCGATCGGGCGCTGCTGCGGGCCTGCGAGGGCGAGGGCTGCGCCCGGGTCTACCTCGACACCTCGCGGGGCCACCGGCGCCGCTGGTGCTCCAGCGAGTTGTGCGGGAACCGCGAACGCGTCGCCCGGCACCGGCGGCGGGTGCTCGCCGCCGGATCCGCCTGA